One stretch of Equus przewalskii isolate Varuska chromosome 9, EquPr2, whole genome shotgun sequence DNA includes these proteins:
- the LOC103554209 gene encoding zinc finger protein 432-like gives MSRRHKDRASALPALFREEEKMMEAQESLTFDDVAVEFTWEEWQLLAPAQKDLYRDVMLENYSNLVSVGYQASKPDALSKLVQGEPPWTMEDEIHCRTHSEIWEVDDPVPEHLKNESMENRLEQWHEYNAFENSVHQDRTHFVLRQNHDLFDVHGKSMKSDLTLLNQSRSCEIKSPAELTGDGKSFLHANDEQFHTDTKFPESQKLVSTKSQFIRHQKTQKIEKPHVCSECGKAFIKKSWLSDHQIVHTGEKPHRCNLCGKAFSRKFMLTEHQRTHTGEKPYECAECGKAFLKKSRLNIHQKTHTGEKPYICSECGKGFIQKGNLIVHQRIHTGEKPYICNECGKGFIQKTCLIAHQRFHTGKTPFVCSECGKSCSQKSGLIKHQRIHTGEKPFECSDCRKAFTTKQKLIVHQRTHTGERPYICNECGKAFAYMSCLVKHKRIHTREKRGDSVKVENPPSESHSSSQTSVVLQEKNLVNSVTMQVPSLPPQTSLNISGLLADRNVVIVGQPVARCAPSGGFAQERNHMNAVNVVVPSVVNYVLFYVTENQISEQEFRADPEDKDRASTLPAIFREGEKMIEAQEPLTFDDVAVDFTREEWQLLAPAQKDLYWDVMLENYSNLVSVGYQASRPHALSRLVQGEPPWTMEDEIHCRTHSEIWKLDDHVPEHLQKESMEDRLEQWHERDTLENSLHKSRTHLVLRQNHDLVDVQGKSMKSNLTLLNQSRSYETKSSAELTGDGKSFLHANNEQFHTDTKFPESQKLVSTKCQFIKYQKTQKIKKPHVCSECGKAFIKKSWLTDHQNLHTGEKPHQCSLCGKAFSRRFLLTEHLRMHTGEKPYECTECGKAFLKKSRLNIHQKTHTGEKPFICSECGKGFIQKGNLMVHLRIHTGEKPYKCNECGKGFSQKTCLIAHQRFHTGKTPFVCSECGKSCSQKTGLIKHQRIHTGEKPFECSDCGKAFIGKSQLVIHQRTHTGEKPYGCSECGKSFRGKSVLNKHQKIHSVKVENPSSESHRVSQTSVVLQEKNFVNMVTMQVPSVVPQTSLNISGLLADRNVVIMGHPVARCAPSGGFAQERTLMNAVNVLAPSVINYVLFYVMENQ, from the exons GAATCCCTGACATTTGATGATGTGGCTGTGGAGTTCACCTGGGAGGAGTGGCAGCTCCTGGCCCCTGCTCAGAAGGACCTGTACCGGGACGTGATGTTGGAGAACTATAGCAACCTGGTGTCAGTGG GTTATCAAGCCAGCAAACCAGACGCACTCTCCAAGTTGGTGCAAGGAGAACCACCATGGACAATGGAAGATGAAATCCACTGTCGAACCCATTCAG aAATCTGGGAAGTTGATGATCCTGTGCCAgaacacttaaaaaatgaaagcatggAGAATAGACTGGAACAATGGCATGAATATAATGCATTTGAAAACTCTGTTCATCAGGACAGAACACATTTTGTGTTAAGGCAAAATCATGACCTATTTGACGTACATGGAAAAAGTATGAAATCAGATTTAACTTTACTTAACCAGAGCAGAAGCTGTGAAATAAAGAGCCCTGCAGAGCTTACTGGCGATGGGAAATCCTTTCTCCATGCTAACGATGAACAATTTCATACTGACACTAAATTCCCTGAGAGCCAAAAACTCGTCAGCACTAAGTCCCAATTCATCAGACAtcagaaaactcaaaaaataGAGAAGCCTCAtgtgtgcagtgaatgtgggaaagcttttatcaAGAAGTCCTGGCTCAGTGATCATCAGATCGTTCATACAGGAGAGAAGCCTCATCGATGTAACCTATGTGGGAAAGCATTCTCCAGAAAGTTCATGCTCACTGAACACCAGAGAACGCATACAGGAGAAAAACCTTATGAATGTGCTGAATGTGGCAAAGCCTTTCTCAAGAAATCACGGCTCAATATACATCAGAAAAcacatacaggagagaaaccgtATATatgtagtgaatgtgggaaaggaTTCATCCAGAAGGGAAATCTCATTGTACATCAGCGAATTCATACAGGTGAGAAACCTTATATATGCAACGAATGTGGAAAAGGCTTCATCCAGAAGACATGCCTCATAGCACATCAGAGATTTCACACAGGAAAGACTCCCTTTgtgtgcagtgaatgtggaaaatcCTGTTCCCAGAAGTCAGGTCTCATTAAACATCAAAGAATtcacacaggggagaaaccctTTGAATGCAGTGACTGTAGGAAAGCCTTCACCACGAAGCAAAAGCTCATTGTCCAtcaaagaactcatactggagagagacCCTATATTTGCAATGAGTGTGGGAAAGCTTTTGCCTACATGTCTTGTCTTGTTAAACATAAGAGAATACACACAAGAGAGAAACGTGGAGATTCAGTCAAGGTGGAGAACCCTCCCTCAGAGAGTCACAGCTCATCACAGACCAGTGTTGTCCTGCAGGAGAAAAACCTTGTTAATTCAGTGACTATGCAGgtgccttctctgcctcctcagacATCCTTAAACATCAGTGGGCTTCTAGCAGACAGGAATGTGGTCATTGTGGGACAGCCTGTGGCCAGATGTGCACCCTCTGGAGGGTTTGcacaggagagaaaccatatgaatgcagtgaatgtggTTGTGCCTTCAGTGGTCAATTATGTCTTATTTTATGTCACAGAAAACCAG ATTTCTGAACAGGAATTCAGAGCAGATCCGGAAGACAAAGACAGAGCCTCTACACTGCCAGCTATTttcagagaaggggagaaaatgatCGAGGCCCAG GAACCCCTGACATTTGACGATGTGGCTGTGGACTTCACCAGGGAGGAGTGGCAGCTCCTGGCCCCTGCTCAGAAGGACCTGTACTGGGACGTGATGTTGGAGAACTATAGCAACCTGGTGTCTGTGG GTTATCAAGCCAGCAGACCACACGCACTCTCCAGGTTGGTGCAAGGAGAACCACCATGGACAATGGAAGATGAAATCCACTGTCGAACCCATTCAG aaATCTGGAAACTTGACGATCATGTGCCAGAACACTTACAAAAAGAAAGTATGGAGGATAGACTGGAACAATGGCATGAACGTGACACACTTGAAAATTCTCTTCATAAGAGCAGAACTCATTTGGTGTTAAGGCAAAATCATGACCTAGTTGACGTACAGGGAAAAAGTATGAAATCAAATTTAACTTTACTTAACCAGAGCAGAAGCTATGAAACAAAGAGCTCTGCGGAGCTTACTGGAGATGGGAAATCCTTTCTCCATGCTAACAATGAACAGTTTCATACTGACACTAAATTCCCTGAGAGCCAAAAACTCGTCAGCACTAAGTGTCAATTCATTAAGTAtcagaaaactcaaaaaataaagaaacctcatgtatgcagtgaatgtgggaaagcttttatcaAGAAGTCTTGGCTTACTGATCACCAGAATcttcatacaggagagaaaccccaTCAGTGTAGTCTGTGTGGGAAAGCATTCTCCAGAAGGTTCTTGCTCACTGAACACCTGAGAATGCATACAGGAGAAAAACCTTATGAATGCACTGAATGTGGCAAAGCCTTTCTCAAGAAATCACGGCTCAATATACATCAGAaaactcacacaggagagaaaccctttatatgcagtgaatgtgggaaaggaTTTATCCAGAAGGGAAATCTCATGGTACATCTCCGGATTCATACAGGTGAGAAACCTTATAAATGcaatgaatgtggaaaaggatTCAGCCAGAAGACATGCCTCATAGCACATCAGAGATTTCACACAGGAAAGACTCCCTTTgtgtgcagtgaatgtggaaaatcCTGTTCCCAGAAGACAGGTCTCATTAAACATCAAAGAATtcacacaggggagaaaccctttgaatgcagtgactgtgggaaagcctttatcgGGAAGTCACAGCTTGTTATACATCAGAgaactcatacaggagagaagccctatggatgcagtgaatgtgggaaatcatTCAGAGGGAAGTCAGTCCTCAAtaaacatcagaaaattcattCAGTCAAGGTGGAGAATCCTTCCTCTGAGAGTCACAGGGTATCACAGACCAGTGTTGTCCTGCAGGAGAAAAACTTTGTTAATATGGTGACTATGCAAGTGCCTTCTGTGGTCCCTCAGACATCATTAAACATCAGTGGGCTCCTAGCAGACAGGAATGTAGTCATAATGGGACACCCTGTGGCCAGATGTGCACCGTCAGGAGGGTTTGCACAGGAGAGAACCCTtatgaatgcagtgaatgtgCTTGCGCCTTCAGTGATCAATTACGTCTTATTTTATGTCATGGAAAACCAGTAG